From Candidatus Cloacimonadota bacterium, the proteins below share one genomic window:
- a CDS encoding VanZ family protein, translating into MLKKNLFYFWLLIIIIVNLVPVGTGNINELASGKGWSFRIDYIFHFFGFFILPVFYYLGLKYGKLTHNTRQYIKIILISLFFAVLVEYIQKFLPYRAYNPVDLFYNIMGVIVGFFVFHTFIYKLINSNIVGVFEGDNALSRKDM; encoded by the coding sequence ATGCTTAAAAAGAACCTTTTCTACTTCTGGCTCTTAATAATAATCATCGTAAATCTGGTTCCTGTCGGAACAGGCAATATCAACGAACTTGCTTCCGGAAAAGGTTGGAGTTTTCGGATTGATTATATCTTCCACTTTTTTGGGTTCTTTATCCTCCCAGTTTTCTATTACTTAGGTTTAAAATATGGCAAACTAACACATAACACCAGGCAATATATAAAGATAATTCTTATCTCGTTGTTTTTTGCTGTTTTAGTTGAGTATATCCAAAAATTTCTTCCGTATAGAGCTTATAATCCCGTAGATCTATTTTACAATATAATGGGAGTCATAGTCGGTTTTTTTGTTTTCCACACATTTATATATAAGTTAATAAATTCTAATATAGTTGGG